One part of the Bacillota bacterium genome encodes these proteins:
- the aroC gene encoding chorismate synthase, which translates to MRYLTAGESHGRALVTIIEGFPAGVNLTKEEIDRELATRQQGYGRGGRMRIEKDQVQILSGVRHGKTLGSPIALLIENRDWPNWAQEMSPEDVTPSTPITRPRPGHADLAGALKYGHGDVRNVLERASARETAARVAAGAVAKALLRSFQIEILAYVVALGPIQIPPQDLGDLSAAAQKVAASPFRILGDKEEELVRLVNDAKERGDSLGGVFEVVACNVPVGLGSYVHWDRKLDARLARALMSIQGIKGVEVGEGFALAAKFGSQAHDELYYVEGQYQRRTNRAGGIEGGMSNGEPIVLRAAMKPIPTLYKPLWSVDMVTKEPVAAGIERSDVCAVPAASVVGEAVVAFELAQAFLEKFGGDSLEEIRTNYENYQKALQAR; encoded by the coding sequence CGCTGGAGTGAACCTGACCAAGGAAGAGATTGATCGGGAATTGGCCACGCGGCAGCAGGGCTATGGCCGGGGGGGCCGCATGCGGATTGAGAAGGATCAGGTGCAGATCCTTTCCGGTGTTCGCCACGGCAAGACCCTGGGGAGTCCCATTGCCCTTCTCATCGAAAACCGCGATTGGCCCAATTGGGCCCAGGAGATGTCCCCCGAGGATGTTACCCCTTCTACGCCCATCACGCGGCCCCGACCGGGACATGCGGATCTGGCCGGGGCGTTAAAATATGGGCACGGGGATGTGCGGAACGTACTGGAGCGAGCCAGCGCCCGGGAGACTGCCGCACGGGTGGCGGCGGGTGCTGTGGCTAAAGCTTTGCTCCGAAGCTTCCAGATCGAGATCCTCGCTTACGTTGTGGCCCTCGGACCTATCCAGATTCCCCCTCAAGATTTGGGCGATCTGTCAGCGGCGGCCCAGAAGGTGGCCGCATCACCTTTCCGGATCCTCGGGGACAAAGAAGAAGAGTTGGTGCGTCTGGTCAATGACGCCAAGGAAAGGGGCGACTCCCTGGGGGGCGTCTTTGAAGTGGTGGCCTGTAACGTGCCCGTGGGGCTGGGTTCCTACGTCCACTGGGATCGGAAGCTGGATGCTCGTTTGGCCCGGGCGTTGATGAGTATCCAAGGGATCAAAGGAGTGGAAGTGGGGGAGGGCTTTGCCCTGGCCGCGAAGTTTGGCTCCCAGGCCCATGATGAGCTCTATTACGTCGAGGGTCAGTACCAGCGTCGGACTAACCGGGCCGGGGGGATCGAAGGCGGGATGAGCAATGGTGAGCCCATCGTGCTGCGGGCGGCTATGAAGCCGATTCCCACATTGTACAAGCCCCTTTGGTCAGTTGATATGGTGACCAAAGAGCCGGTAGCGGCGGGGATTGAACGTTCAGATGTTTGCGCGGTGCCCGCGGCGAGCGTGGTGGGTGAAGCAGTGGTGGCCTTTGAGCTAGCTCAGGCCTTTTTGGAGAAGTTCGGCGGGGACAGTCTGGAAGAGATCCGGACCAATTACGAAAATTATCAAAAGGCGTTGCAGGCCCGATGA